The segment GCACTTTGCCGTTGTTGAAGATGATCGAATCCGAATGACGCCCCTGCCGCGAGGCGGGTGAGCATAGCAGACACGGGCAGGGTAGGCGCGCGAGGCTGCGCGGCCGGTTTGGTGGTTGGTCTGCAGTCAATCGTAGTGTGCAGCAGGGTACGCCCCAACAGGGGACGTTGGTCTTTGCCTCTCCCCCCTCACCGCAGCGCGCTGACGATGGCCGTGGTGTTGGCGCGAATGAGGTCGATATACGTCGGGGCGGGGCCGTCGGCGGCGGTGATGGAGTGGCTCCACAGCTCGGTGACCACCTTGGCCCCCGTCTCGGTCGCGATTTGCTGCGCGAGCTGCGGATTGGTCCCCGTCTCGAGAAAGATGGCCGGCGCGCCGGTGGCTTTGATCCGGTCGATGAGCGCGGCCATCTGCTGGGCCGAGGGCGACGCGCCCAGGCTCACGCTGGGCACGATGGTGCCCACCACCTGCAGGCCGTAGCGGTCGGCAAAGTAGCCCAGGCTCTCGTGATTCGTGACCAGCAGGCGGCGCTCGGGAGGGATGGTCTCGACCTGCTGGCGCACCCAGCGGTCCAGCTCCTTCAGCCTGTCGCTGTAGGCGTTGGCGTTGGCGGCGTAGGCGGCAGCGTGGGCGGGATCGGCCTGGCTGAGGCCGGCGCGGATGTTCTCCACATAGCGCAGAACGTTGTTCGGGTCGAGCCAGAAGTGGGGATCGCTCTCGCCGTGGGCGTGGTCAGTGCTCTGGTCGCCATCGTGGGCGGCCACGGGGCGGCTGGTCAGGCCGGCCGAGGCGGCGATGATCACCCTCTGGCCCTCCAGGCTGCCCAGCAGCGGCTCGAGCGCCTCTTCCAGGCCGGCGCCGTTGAGGATCAGCACCTGGCTGTCGGCCAGGCGGGCCATATCGCGCGGGGTCGGCTCAAAGCTGTGCGGGTCCACACCCAGGGGCATCAGTGTGTCCACGTGGAGCACGTTGCCGGCCACGTTCTGGGCAATGTCTGCCAGGAAGGTCTCGACGGCGATGACGCGCGGACTGCCGGG is part of the Chloroflexi bacterium ADurb.Bin180 genome and harbors:
- a CDS encoding putative periplasmic iron-binding protein precursor; its protein translation is MKRRLLLCLGVLLLAACGRATATPMPGSPRVIAVETFLADIAQNVAGNVLHVDTLMPLGVDPHSFEPTPRDMARLADSQVLILNGAGLEEALEPLLGSLEGQRVIIAASAGLTSRPVAAHDGDQSTDHAHGESDPHFWLDPNNVLRYVENIRAGLSQADPAHAAAYAANANAYSDRLKELDRWVRQQVETIPPERRLLVTNHESLGYFADRYGLQVVGTIVPSVSLGASPSAQQMAALIDRIKATGAPAIFLETGTNPQLAQQIATETGAKVVTELWSHSITAADGPAPTYIDLIRANTTAIVSALR